Proteins encoded by one window of Hafnia alvei:
- the rpmE gene encoding 50S ribosomal protein L31, whose product MKQGIHPNYVAITATCSCGNVIKTHSTAGHDLNLDVCGNCHPFYTGKQRDVATGGRVDRFNKRFSVPGTKK is encoded by the coding sequence ATGAAACAAGGTATCCACCCGAACTACGTTGCAATCACTGCAACTTGCTCTTGCGGCAACGTGATTAAAACTCATTCTACCGCAGGTCACGACCTGAACCTGGACGTATGTGGTAACTGCCACCCGTTCTATACTGGCAAGCAGCGTGATGTTGCTACCGGTGGTCGTGTTGACCGCTTCAACAAGCGTTTCAGCGTACCAGGCACTAAGAAGTAA
- a CDS encoding phosphoethanolamine transferase CptA — MISSPNADKAFSWKALFWLLLFFWFFSTVLQAVILVTGYSGSNGIRDSLLYSSLWLIPVFLFPNKTRIIAAVIGIILWAASLCSLGYYIIYGQEFSQSVLFVMFESNTSEAGEYFSQYFSLHLALLLLAYTVVCAFLWTRVRPVYIPSFWRYVIPAAIFYGLIVNPLAYNMVIKKRSFVDSLPSLTSRMEPAAPWQMITGYFEYRNQLASLQALMKENSALPPLANLTDTSGNAPRTLVLVIGESTQRGHMSLYGYPRETTPQLDEIHKTDKNLTVFNDVVTSRPYTIEILQQALTFANEKNPDLYLTQPSLMNMMKQAGYKTFWITNQQTMTKRNTMLTLFSQQTDKQYYLNQQRTQSARQYDGDVLKPFKEVMADPAPKKFIVVHLLGTHINYKFRYPEGFDKFNNAEGVPPGLSQDQIDSYNEYDNANLYNDFVVSSLIKDYSATNPNGFLLYFSDHGEEVYDTPPHNIQGRNEAAPTRHMYSIPFILWTSPSWQQAHPRDFTSMTNRKYSSSELIHTWSDMAGLKYDLFNPERSLVSPNFVETTRWIGNPYAKKGLHDYDKLPYGDQVGNQ; from the coding sequence ATGATTTCATCTCCAAACGCAGATAAGGCATTCAGCTGGAAAGCGTTATTCTGGCTTCTCCTGTTCTTTTGGTTTTTCTCTACCGTTCTTCAGGCTGTTATCCTCGTAACGGGATACAGTGGCTCCAACGGCATTCGCGATTCATTGCTGTACAGTTCCCTTTGGCTAATTCCCGTATTTTTATTCCCAAATAAAACCCGCATTATTGCTGCGGTTATTGGCATTATTTTATGGGCAGCATCGCTGTGTTCTTTGGGTTATTACATCATCTATGGACAAGAGTTCTCCCAAAGCGTCCTGTTTGTGATGTTTGAATCGAATACCAGCGAAGCCGGAGAGTACTTCAGTCAATATTTCAGCCTTCATCTCGCTCTTCTATTGCTGGCTTATACCGTTGTTTGCGCTTTCTTATGGACTCGCGTACGCCCAGTATATATCCCATCATTCTGGCGTTATGTTATTCCAGCCGCGATCTTCTATGGCCTGATCGTTAATCCGCTGGCCTATAACATGGTGATTAAGAAACGTTCGTTTGTAGATTCCTTACCGAGTCTAACGTCACGTATGGAGCCCGCGGCTCCATGGCAAATGATCACCGGCTATTTCGAATATCGTAACCAGCTTGCAAGCCTACAGGCGCTGATGAAAGAAAACAGCGCGTTGCCTCCGCTTGCAAACCTTACCGATACCAGCGGTAACGCACCGCGTACTCTGGTTCTGGTGATTGGCGAATCAACTCAACGCGGCCATATGAGCCTGTACGGGTATCCGCGTGAGACCACGCCGCAGTTGGATGAAATCCATAAAACTGACAAGAACCTGACCGTGTTCAACGACGTGGTTACATCCCGTCCTTACACCATCGAGATCTTGCAGCAGGCTCTGACGTTCGCTAACGAGAAGAATCCAGATCTGTATCTCACCCAACCTTCATTGATGAACATGATGAAGCAGGCGGGTTACAAAACCTTCTGGATCACTAACCAGCAAACCATGACCAAGCGTAATACCATGCTAACCCTGTTCTCCCAGCAAACAGATAAGCAGTATTACCTGAACCAACAGCGTACACAGAGCGCTCGTCAGTACGACGGCGACGTGCTGAAGCCATTTAAAGAAGTGATGGCCGATCCTGCACCGAAGAAATTTATCGTGGTACATCTGCTGGGTACGCACATTAACTACAAATTCCGCTACCCAGAAGGATTTGATAAGTTTAATAACGCCGAAGGCGTGCCTCCAGGTTTAAGCCAAGATCAGATTGACTCTTATAACGAGTATGACAACGCTAACCTGTACAACGACTTCGTGGTTTCTAGCCTGATCAAAGATTACTCCGCAACGAACCCGAACGGTTTCCTGCTGTATTTCTCTGACCACGGTGAAGAAGTGTATGACACACCTCCACACAACATTCAGGGACGTAACGAGGCGGCACCAACGCGCCATATGTACAGCATCCCGTTCATTCTGTGGACATCACCAAGCTGGCAGCAAGCGCACCCGCGTGACTTTACTTCCATGACCAATCGTAAATACAGCAGCTCAGAGCTGATTCATACATGGTCTGACATGGCTGGTTTGAAATACGACCTGTTTAATCCTGAGAGAAGTTTGGTGAGTCCAAACTTTGTGGAAACAACACGTTGGATCGGCAACCCGTATGCGAAGAAAGGTCTGCACGATTACGACAAATTGCCGTATGGCGATCAGGTCGGTAATCAGTAG